One genomic segment of Hemibagrus wyckioides isolate EC202008001 linkage group LG08, SWU_Hwy_1.0, whole genome shotgun sequence includes these proteins:
- the LOC131358138 gene encoding lysozyme g-like: MACIYGDITKISTTGASEKTSRQDKLTVKGVEASYKLAENDLRKMEQYKNVIIKVGRAKQMDPAVIAGIISRESRAGSILVNGWGDHGNGFGLMQVDKNHHTPKGAWNSEEHLTQGTDILIQSIKAIQKKFPCWPKEHQFKGGIAAYNLGPGNVRTYERMDIGSPGDDYSSDVVARAQFFKRNVGFCWKLE, translated from the exons ATGG CCTGTATTTATGGAGACATTACCAAGATCAGCACAACCGGAGCATCTGAAAAAACATCTAGGCAGGACAAGCTCACTGTCAAAG GGGTGGAAGCTTCATATAAACTGGCTGAGAATGATCTGAGGAAGATGGAGCAGTACAAGAACGTTATCATCAAAGTTGGCAGAGCTAAGCAGATGGACCCAGCTGTCATCGCAGGCATCATATCCAGAGAGTCCAGGGCTGGGTCAATTCTTGTGAATGGCTGGGGAGACCATGGCAATGGTTTTGGACTCATGCAG GTTGATAAGAACCACCACACTCCAAAGGGAGCCTGGAACAGCGAGGAACACCTCACCCAAGGCACCGATATTCTAATACAATCCATTAAAGCAATTCAAAAGAAATTCCCCTGCTGGCCCAAAGAGCACCAATTTAAAG GAGGAATCGCAGCCTACAACCTTGGCCCAGGAAACGTCCGCACATATGAGCGCATGGACATCGGCAGCCCAGGAGATGATTATTCAAGTGATGTGGTGGCCAGGGCTCAGTTCTTTAAACGCAATG tTGGTTTCTGCTGGAAATTAGAATAA
- the LOC131358135 gene encoding lysozyme g-like isoform X1 has translation MCHFIRRKSLCIYKSISLDLYDHSQLSSFCKAIRSTIMACIFGDITKISTTGASEETARQDKLTLKGVEASYKMAETDLTRIDQYKAIIQKVGRAKNMDPAVIAGIISRETRGGLHLTKEGYQKDGKGFGLMQVDTGSHQKSGAWNSEEHIAQGTEILIGFIKKIQKNFPAWPKEHQFKGGIAAYNFGPGNVRTYERMDVGTAGNDYSSDVVARSQFFKRKGY, from the exons ATGTGTCATTTTATTAGGAGGAAGAgcttatgtatatataaatcgATAAGCCTGGACTTATATGATCATTCACAGCTCTCTTCTTTCTGCAAAGCTATTAGAAGCACCATCATGG CTTGCATTTTTGGAGATATTACAAAGATCAGCACAACCGGAGCTTCAGAAGAAACAGCTAGACAAGATAAACTCACTCTGAAAG GTGTGGAAGCCTCATATAAAATGGCTGAGACTGATCTAACGAGGATTGACCAATACAAGGCCATCATCCAGAAAGTCGGGAGAGCTAAGAATATGGACCCGGCTGTGATCGCAGGCATCATATCCAGAGAGACAAGGGGTGGATTACATCTTACGAAGGAGGGCTATCAGAAAGATGGCAAAGGTTTCGGACTAATGCAG GTTGATACAGGCTCCCATCAAAAAAGTGGAGCATGGAATAGTGAGGAGCATATCGCCCAAGGCACAGAGATTCTAATtggcttcattaaaaaaattcagaaaaatttCCCCGCCTGGCCCAAGGAGCACCAATTTAAAG GAGGAATTGCAGCCTACAACTTTGGCCCAGGAAATGTCCGCACATATGAGCGCATGGACGTTGGCACCGCAGGAAATGATTATTCCAGTGATGTGGTGGCCCGGTCTCAGTTCTTTAAACGCAAAGGTTACTGA
- the LOC131358135 gene encoding lysozyme g-like isoform X2, translating to MACIFGDITKISTTGASEETARQDKLTLKGVEASYKMAETDLTRIDQYKAIIQKVGRAKNMDPAVIAGIISRETRGGLHLTKEGYQKDGKGFGLMQVDTGSHQKSGAWNSEEHIAQGTEILIGFIKKIQKNFPAWPKEHQFKGGIAAYNFGPGNVRTYERMDVGTAGNDYSSDVVARSQFFKRKGY from the exons ATGG CTTGCATTTTTGGAGATATTACAAAGATCAGCACAACCGGAGCTTCAGAAGAAACAGCTAGACAAGATAAACTCACTCTGAAAG GTGTGGAAGCCTCATATAAAATGGCTGAGACTGATCTAACGAGGATTGACCAATACAAGGCCATCATCCAGAAAGTCGGGAGAGCTAAGAATATGGACCCGGCTGTGATCGCAGGCATCATATCCAGAGAGACAAGGGGTGGATTACATCTTACGAAGGAGGGCTATCAGAAAGATGGCAAAGGTTTCGGACTAATGCAG GTTGATACAGGCTCCCATCAAAAAAGTGGAGCATGGAATAGTGAGGAGCATATCGCCCAAGGCACAGAGATTCTAATtggcttcattaaaaaaattcagaaaaatttCCCCGCCTGGCCCAAGGAGCACCAATTTAAAG GAGGAATTGCAGCCTACAACTTTGGCCCAGGAAATGTCCGCACATATGAGCGCATGGACGTTGGCACCGCAGGAAATGATTATTCCAGTGATGTGGTGGCCCGGTCTCAGTTCTTTAAACGCAAAGGTTACTGA
- the LOC131358136 gene encoding lysozyme g-like isoform X2 has product MACIYGDITKISTTGASEKTARQDKLTVKGVEASHKLAENDLRKMEQYKNVIIKVGRAKQMDPAVIAGIISRESRAGSILVNGWGDHGNGFGLMQVDKNHHTPKGAWNSEEHLTQGTDILIQSIKDIQKKFPSWPKEHQFKGGIAAYNLGPGNVRTYERMDIGSPGDDYSSDVVARAQFFKRKGY; this is encoded by the exons ATGG CCTGTATTTATGGAGACATTACCAAGATCAGCACAACCGGAGCATCTGAAAAAACAGCTAGGCAGGACAAGCTCACTGTCAAAG GGGTGGAAGCTTCACATAAACTGGCTGAGAATGATCTGAGGAAGATGGAGCAGTACAAGAACGTTATCATCAAAGTTGGCAGAGCTAAGCAGATGGACCCAGCTGTCATCGCAGGCATCATATCCAGAGAGTCCAGGGCTGGGTCAATTCTTGTGAATGGCTGGGGAGACCATGGCAATGGTTTTGGACTCATGCAG GTTGATAAGAACCACCACACTCCAAAGGGAGCCTGGAACAGCGAGGAACACCTCACCCAAGGCACCGATATTCTAATACAATCTATTAAAGACATTCAAAAGAAATTCCCCAGCTGGCCCAAAGAGCACCAATTTAAAG GAGGAATCGCAGCCTACAACTTAGGCCCAGGAAACGTCCGCACATATGAGCGCATGGACATCGGCAGCCCAGGAGATGATTATTCCAGTGATGTGGTGGCCCGGGCTCAGTTCTTTAAACGCAAAGGTTACTGA
- the LOC131358136 gene encoding lysozyme g-like isoform X1, whose translation MLFSLGREVTTSNMACIYGDITKISTTGASEKTARQDKLTVKGVEASHKLAENDLRKMEQYKNVIIKVGRAKQMDPAVIAGIISRESRAGSILVNGWGDHGNGFGLMQVDKNHHTPKGAWNSEEHLTQGTDILIQSIKDIQKKFPSWPKEHQFKGGIAAYNLGPGNVRTYERMDIGSPGDDYSSDVVARAQFFKRKGY comes from the exons ATG CTCTTTTCTCTGGGCAGGGAAGTTACAACCAGCAACATGG CCTGTATTTATGGAGACATTACCAAGATCAGCACAACCGGAGCATCTGAAAAAACAGCTAGGCAGGACAAGCTCACTGTCAAAG GGGTGGAAGCTTCACATAAACTGGCTGAGAATGATCTGAGGAAGATGGAGCAGTACAAGAACGTTATCATCAAAGTTGGCAGAGCTAAGCAGATGGACCCAGCTGTCATCGCAGGCATCATATCCAGAGAGTCCAGGGCTGGGTCAATTCTTGTGAATGGCTGGGGAGACCATGGCAATGGTTTTGGACTCATGCAG GTTGATAAGAACCACCACACTCCAAAGGGAGCCTGGAACAGCGAGGAACACCTCACCCAAGGCACCGATATTCTAATACAATCTATTAAAGACATTCAAAAGAAATTCCCCAGCTGGCCCAAAGAGCACCAATTTAAAG GAGGAATCGCAGCCTACAACTTAGGCCCAGGAAACGTCCGCACATATGAGCGCATGGACATCGGCAGCCCAGGAGATGATTATTCCAGTGATGTGGTGGCCCGGGCTCAGTTCTTTAAACGCAAAGGTTACTGA